A part of Doryrhamphus excisus isolate RoL2022-K1 chromosome 8, RoL_Dexc_1.0, whole genome shotgun sequence genomic DNA contains:
- the atg16l1 gene encoding autophagy-related protein 16-1, translating to MAERRGACTWKRHICEQLRLRDRVQRHGFEEIVHQYNRLLEKSDLQAVLSERYQVDKYEATRGHDATVATDASRSDALQQEMAEMRIRHQEELTELHKKRGELAQTVIELNNQIQQKDKEIQSNEAKMLEYQQQIGNLEGDCRDLRNCLQDLERANQTLKDEYDALQITFSALEEKLRKTTEDNQELVSRWMAEKAQEANRLNAENEKDSRRRQAKLQKELADAAKEPLPIDPDDDIEVLAEESGKGGGEPPHNRPLGRTPSKKMSQPPPGGLLDSISNIFGRRSANSFSTSPENTETPVGACADVRVPSTALHVFEAHDGEVNAVKFSPGSRLLATGGMDRRVKLWEVISGRCEPKGALTGSNAGITSIEFDSAGSYLLAASNDFASRIWTLDDYRLRHTLTGHSGKVLSARFLLDNARIVSGSYDRTLKLWDLRSKVCMKTVFTGSSCNDIVCTEQCVMSGHFDKKVRFWDIRAESIVRELELLGRVTSLDLNHDRTDLLTCSRDDVVKIVDLRTNAVRQTFSAPGFKCGADWTRVTFSPDGNFVAGGSADGALYIWNVLTGKVDRTLDRNHNSAINSVSWSPSGVYVSSVEKGSKAILWSDM from the exons ATGGCGGAGAGAAGAGGCGCATGCACATGGAAGAGACACATCTGCGAGCAACTCAGGCTTCGAGACAGAGTGCAGCGACATGGCTTTGAGGAGATTGTTCATCAGT ATAACCGCCTGCTGGAAAAATCAGACCTGCAGGCTGTTCTCTCAGAGCGTTATCAGGTTGACAAGTATGAAGCCACGCGAGGACATGACGCTAC cgTGGCAACGGATGCCAGCCGCAGTGACGCGCTCCAGCAGGAGATGGCGGAGATGAGGATACGGCACCAGGAGGAACTGACAGAACTGCACAAAAAGCGAGGAGAG CTGGCCCAGACAGTGATTGAGCTGAACAATCAGATCcaacaaaaagacaaagagaTCCAGAGCAACGAGGCCAA GATGCTGGAGTACCAACAGCAGATCGGCAACCTTGAGGGAGACTGTCGAGATCTTAGGAACTGCCTACAG GATCTGGAGCGAGCCAATCAGACTTTAAAGGATGAGTATGACGCGCTGCAGATCACCTTCAGCGCCTTGGAGGAGAAGCTGAGGAAGACCACCGAGGACAACCAAGAGCTGGTTTCCCGCTGGATGGCTGAGAAGGCCCAGGAGGCAAACCGCCTTAACGCTGAAAACGAAAAAGACAGCAG ACGCAGACAGGCTAAACTGCAGAAGGAGCTGGCTGATGCCGCCAAAGAGCCGCTGCCAATTGACCC GGACGATGACATTGAAGTTCTGGCAGAAGAGTCCGGTAAGGGGGGCGGCGAGCCGCCGCACAACCGACCGCTTGGCAGAACTCCCAG TAAGAAAATGTCCCAGCCTCCCCCTGGTGGTCTGCTTGACTCCATCTCCAACATCTTTGG ACGCCGAAGTGCAAACTCCTTCAGTACTTCTCCAGAAAACACGGAGACGCCAGTGGGGGCCTGTGCAGACGTCCGAGTCCCATCCACTGCGCTACATGTGTTT GAAGCACATGACGGTGAGGTGAACGCCGTGAAGTTCAGCCCTGGCTCACGGCTCCTAGCAACAGGAGGGATGGACCGCCGGGTGAAGCTGTGGGAAGTGATCTCAG GTCGCTGTGAGCCGAAAGGAGCTTTGACTGGCAGCAACGCTGGAATCACCAGTATTGAATTCGACAGTGCT ggctCATACCTGTTGGCCGCCTCCAACGACTTTGCCAGCCGCATCTGGACTTTGGATGACTACAGATTGAGG CACACCCTGACTGGACACAGCGGGAAGGTTCTGTCCGCTCGTTTCCTGTTGGACAACGCTCGCATCGTCTCTGGAAGTTACGACCGAACACTCAAACTGTGGGACCTCCGCAGCAAAGTCT GCATGAAGACTGTCTTCACCGGGTCCAGCTGCAATGACATCGTGTGCACAGAGCAGTGCGTCATGAGCGGACACTTTGACAAGAAGGTTCGCTTCTGGGACATCAG GGCAGAAAGCATCGTGCGGGAGCTGGAGCTTCTGGGCCGGGTGACGTCTTTGGACCTGAACCACGACCGCACGGACCTGCTGACATGCTCCAGGGACGACGTGGtgaagattgtagacctgcgcACCAATGCCGTGAGACAGACGTTTAG CGCTCCGGGATTCAAGTGCGGTGCGGACTGGACTCGAGTAACCTTCAG TCCTGACGGAAACTTCGTAGCTGGAGGATCGGCAGATGGAGCGCTGTACATCTGGAATGTTCTCACAGGGAAGGTGGACAGAACCCTGGACCGAAACCACAA CTCAGCCATAAACTCGGTGTCGTGGTCGCCATCGGGCGTGTACGTGAGCAGCGTGGAGAAGGGCAGCAAGGCCATCTTGTGGTCTGACATGTGA